TTTTCCATCCTGTCCATGTCACCAGTTATTAATCTTAATATTGCCTGCAATTGTACATGGTTATTCTAAAGATGCAACGTGTGTGGCGCTTCCTCATTCCCGCATTATCCTATCATCCTCCGTTCATATTCTGTTGCGGCGAAATCCTGTACACTTCATCCTTATGCTGGAAAGAAATGCGTGAAGTTTCTCACATCGGATGTGATTTTAATGTACCCAGGACTTCTCATGCAGGCTTTACATTTTAAGATCTCATTTCAGTTTTAaatttgtgcccaatagaaatgaattgtAAAATAATATTGTCACTTTTTTTGTAAaaaatgtttctaaacacttctacgttAATGTGGATGCTCCCATGATAACGGATAATGAAGcgtgcacaaatatcatacccccaaagaCATTACATTAACATGGGAGATTAGCATTTCAGCCTCCAACTTTCTCTCCTCATTATTCACGAttttcattcaggattatccgtgaTCATGGTACCATCCACAATGTAGATGTGGTGTTAGAAACATCTTTATTTACAGTAAGTGACACCAAAATGGCACTACATTCATTTactattcatttctattgggcacaaaataatctggaACAAAACCAAAACGCATggaaaatgcatccaacaagtttgtagagttatAAGCTTGATGCAATCATTGCGTTCTAGGATATGGGACTAAATACTGAACTTTACTACTTTATTCAAGTGaaattgtcccaatacttttagtCCTCTGaaattgagggggggggggggggggggagagaaagaagactatgcacaaaaagtgctgtaatttctaaatgttTGACCTGATTTTTATGGATGACAATAccatcaaattaaagctgacagtgtgTACTTTAACCttcatagtcattgtataatttaAAATTCAAAGTGCTggtgtacagagccaaaacaacaggTCTCTGTCCCAATACGTTTTGAGCTCActagataaaaaaaaatatttaaaaaataaaataaaatgtaaaggTCTTTGTCTGATAATTAACATGTACAACAAACTGACTTATGTATCTATTTTCTTCTCTGGCAGAATTGCAAGTAAATGATGACCGAAGATTGGAGACTTAAGATGATTAGCTTAGTTTTTGGTTTTCAAGAAGTCATTTTAAGGACACATCAACCATCAGACTGTCATCAAAGACATGTTATTCCATGAATCCAATAGAAAATTTGAAATGCAGTTTGACTTCATTTGAAAGTAAATGTTAACTCTACCGAGACCTTTGATTTGATCGGACAGATGTTTACTGACACAGATGCTCCAGCTGACGTCTGCAACGCTAACCATCCTTGCACTTCAGTTTTGTTTGACCGTTTTGCAAATGCCCTTCTTATATTTGTTTTTATAATGGGCTTGGGGATATACTTTTGTGGTTTCATAATGAAATGTGGAtggatttttttgtttttttttgtacatTCATGTTTCTCAGTGCCCATcttaccactgctttgtaaaaaTTTGCATCAAGAAGGTAGCCATCAATTTTACAAGGCCTTTTGATAGAAGTTGATTGAGGTGGCTTCACTGACATGGTCATTGTAAGTCTAATTATTTGCTTGTCTCCTCACTGAATTACATGTGGAGGGTGTGAGCTATTCACTCATTACAataaagacccccccccccccccccccccagaataaAATGGGCAGTCCTAGAAAATCTGGTGTTTTTGTAATTAAAGAAATGGTGATTAATTTTCAGTATTACTGCTGTTTCTTATTGGTGCAATACACACTAATTCTATCATACTCAAGTACTTGAAATAATAGTGCCTATACAATGCATTTGTTTCAGTTGGTAGAAGGAAGTAAAATGAATGCACTAGACTCATATCAAATCTCTTTGCTTTATTGTGAAAACTGGTTACATATCCTTTAGTACAATTGTTTGCCAGAGTGTATGAACTGAGGGACATTGATTTTCTTGACTCAAAGCTTTGATAGTAAAATagcttaatttttttattttgacaTTTTCAGGTCATTAGGGTTGGAGATAAACACTTCTTGTCTTCACTTTGTCCTCGCTTACATTCACTACATAGAAGTCTGGAAGAGAACATTAAGTAGGAATGTCAGTTCAATCACAACTATGCATTTCCACGAGACACACTTCACAGATTACAATTTGGCAACGTGTATGCTCTGAAGGCTTACAGATAACTTGTCTGCAGTGAGATGATTTCAAAACCATGTACTGGGTGGGAACTGTACCTTGGCATCTTGAAATTGTTTTGCTGTCCTCTGTAACTCTGTTTTCTCTGAACAGATGTCAGGTCCTGTTTGTAGGTGCCCTCGTAAATGTCTGACTGGCATTTCACATTATAGCTCCGGCCTTCTTCTCTGGGTTTGAAAAAAAAGAATAGAATAAGTACAGTATGAATATTTTTAGTGCTTCTATacttaattataaactgggtggtttgagccctgattggctgacagctgttgtataccacaggtatgacaaagcatttatttttactgctctaattacgttggtaagcaGTTTATAATCAATCACAAGGCACCTTGGGGTTTGTGATGTATGGCCAAAATACTGCAGCTAAggactgtgtccaggcactccgcgttgtgtcGTGCAAAGAACAGCCTATAGCCTTGGTATATTGGCTTTATACCAcacctctggccttattgcttaactatAGTATATCATTACTGACAGATTGCATAAACAGCCACTACTCACTGTAGACGTTTTCCCATGATGCTCTGTAGGAATTTCCTGGCTGAGATTTGACCTAGAACCTTCCTGTAGCTGTTGGTAAAGATAGCATCAGCATGTCTTCCTGATCTGAAAGATGGGAGGGAGCACATGATCATTTCATGGATAGATGTGTAGAATTTGAAAGTTCAGTCATTGCCTTGATACCTTTTTGTTGTATAACAACAAAAGCTATTTCAGATTTTGGGGTGGCACTGACCGCAGTTCGGCTTTTTGCGTCAAGGGAGTGCTGTTTTCTTCCAGCAGTTGCATGGGATGCTCTATAGAGGTCATCAGGATGGACGTGTCCCTCTGACCAAACCTGGGGGGAAAACAAGTCACATAAATATGGTATGATGTGTCCACCCACTGtgcaaaactgtttgaatcaaagTTGTTTCCACATTTCAACCCTCAATCTATGTGATGAAGTTGAATCAACTGATtgaatttgcaaaaagtcatcaaggTAAGGGCATTAggtgtttgttttttttacccaacttttaacctaaatccaattacACGGTGAAATGTTtggttgaattcacattagttgacagctcatccaaatgtaaatcaaaactaaacgttgaactgacgtctgtgcccagtgggctttAGTCACTTAGATTAAGTTCGGAATAACAATTTCATGAGTATAACATCGATAGACCTGCATCATTATACCGAGAGCATTGCCGTTTCTAAAAATACATATTTGGGTGTTTATGGAGGCTTTTTCATGTTTTATCTCTGCAACTGCAGGACAAGCATGAGGAAGTGTATTACCGGTGCGGTAACTTTCGCAAAACCAAGTGAAATCGCAACAACAAAAATGTCTGGGCAGCTCTAATCTTTATAGGGAATTATAAAGATAACATTCAAAATAAACTgtctaaaaaaaaatgttatcgTAAACAACAACCATACTTCAAATGCTATTACCTTAATTGTAGTTAGGTCAAGTGATCATTTTCAGTAGATGTGTTTTTCCGGATATGCAGAACAATAGTCTCATACTTTGCCCCCGAATGCTGTGATTAATGTGCTGTGCAAATGTTACACATTTTAGTGACTAATCCAGACATCTTGACCCTTGTTAGCATAACAAAAAGACAGGGCACACTATGACAGGCACACTGACCCCTGATAGATTTAAAGCATCATGTTCAGAGACAGACTGCTggctgcagttattctctatttctttctgctctctcttgGCAGTCCAGTCTTTGTCTGTTACTGACCACACCTCATGTTCATTCCATTGTTAGATCGTCCATCAGTGGTATGAAGCATTACATCATTTTTCTCCCAGCAGCACAGGGTGAAAATTGAATTCTTGGAAAGGGAGCTAGCAGAGACTATTTGTGTATACCTGGCCCCTGGTCAAGGAGACTGGGGGCAGAGTAGGGGGGATAACTGCAGTTCAGGTGTGGATCATTCCACTCAACAAGCTCTGCGTCATTAGCCTGTTTAACAAGAGGGTTAGTAACATATTCTACTGAGGGGGTTTAGTTGCTGTTCCCCAGAGATTGGTATTAGAACACTTACACATTGGAGTGTTGTAAATGTCACTCAAAAGGCAATGCACACCACTACTGACATAGCTACTAGGGGTTTGTGAAAAGCTAATTAattcaaaatgtaatttaatcataTGACAAGTGACAGAACTATTTTGGATGCTCTAGCAGTAATCTACTAGAATCATAAATCACTCTTTCGTATTCAAGTTCATTATGGTTAGTGAGCTTTAACAGTTGCAATCATAataatatttaattatttaaacTCAAGTAGTATCAGCATGCTTTTCTTATATAGCAAACTTAAAATGTTTTATCAGAAACATTTTCGAAATAATAATTATATTGGACAATTGGTCATACAACCCATGTTAGATACAATATTTGTCAAATTAGCATGTTggtttatatttttgacattttaaTGCTATTAACATGACTTTAAATGTTTAAACAAAATTGCTATCATGCAGATTGATTGGATTCTTACCTAATAGATGGGTAGAGTGGGGCAACTGATACAGACATCACTAGACAGCAGAAAATGAGCAGTACAGCTCGATCCATCATCATGACTAGTTCTGGAAAACAAGAAGAAATGGGTTAAAATTACATTAGAAAATACGCTGAAGCCAGTTGGCCCCTGATCTGATATCACTGCAGTAGACGTTCAGTTCTCTTGGAGAGGAAGCCTTGCTATATTGTTCTGATGATTACTTTTACAAAGATGAAGTATGGATTTTTCAGTGTAACTAAATTTAAGTAAATATTTGCTATAATGTGAAATGTCTTTATCCACTACATGGGTAACTTTACTCAGgtattatatatttttgtttgatGTTCCAGCCAATAAATAATTAAAGCACAAACGTGTAGTGATTGCATTTGATACCTAAATATCCATGTATGATTGATGTTAACAatataaatgttatatttattTTTAAGAAGTGATTGACATATAGTTAAAAAGGTTACAATATCAATGTATGTAATCATATCATCAAATGGTCTTCTTGACACACACTATCAAATCTGAAACATAAAGATAGTTACCTTAAAGTTACCTGGATTAAGTGTGAGTTTATTCTATTGGGTCCTTCTCCCGCAGTCCTTGATGTCAGTTCAGGTCATCATCTCAGAAGAAATGCTGGAACAGCTTTTTGTGGACATCACTCTCTGAATAAACCTTTTAAACCAAACCATCAAAGACACCAATGACATCACCTCTGATGTTAAATTCGCTCtaacctctctgcctgtctgtgtgtcccaCTCCCCCCCTCTAtcgctctctttatctctctctctcttcctttcaccgTACTGGTTGAGGTATGCTTTAgatttctctcccttctctttcattGGTCATATATCtaatcaaatctaatcaaatgtatttatatagcccttcgtacatcagctgatatctcaaagtgctggctaggaaaaactccctagaaaggccaaaacctaggaagaaacctagagaggaaccaggctatgaggggtggccagccctcttctggctgtgccaggtggagattacaacagaacatggccaagatgatcaaatgttcataaatgaccagcatggtcaaataataggtctgggacaggtagcacgtccgtaTAATATCTATATGTTTTATTTGTTTAAATACATCTGGAATATAATGTATATTAATGGAACAGTTTTAATGTAGTTAAGTACAGATTCCTTCAAGGTGCACAACGATGGCACTGTCACAGTGGAACCTTTTGTAAAATAGTTGGTTCAAGACGGACCGCAATATTGTACGTCCTTGAGGACGCGATTGAAAGACTGCAGTTGTTTACACAAGATCACGCTTGCGAATTGCTTTGTGTACCGAATGACAACTTGAGAATTAAAACGACTTCAATAGTGCAAATTTTGTATTCAACCGACAAGTTCATGTGCAGAAAGAAGAATTATGACATACGAAAGCTGCAGTACCTGCTGAGTACAATTCCGGAGGGCTCTTTTTCAGATGTCAAGCCactagctggctaacattagctatttTGAACATTGTTTTCACATTTTCACCCATTGCAAAAAATGTCGCAGTAATTGACGTTATTATTTGACAAATATGAGAAACACCAACCGTTTAAGATCTATTTTTCTTACTTTTGAACAATGGTTACCTAGATGGAGCTTGCAACACAGATTGTGTTGTTCAAAGCCAGTCAGCGTTCATTCAAACGAGAGCAGGGCAGAAAAATTCAAGACTCAAATAGCCACAGGTCCAAGATTTCATGACTTTGTCAAGGGAGCTTCTATCAACAAACAGCAACCTGTTATCACTGATGATTTGATAGACACTGACAAGCATGCCTATCTTCCCGAGGACTCAGAAAGTGGGAATTCTAGGACAGGTTTGTGCACTGCACATTAACATCGcggataaaataaaataaatcttcTTCCATTAATTAATGACCGTTGAAATAATGCATTTTTACAGTGTGTTTTGAAACCTATGGCTGTCAGATGAACGTCAACGACACAGAAATTGCCTGGTCAATATTGCAGAAGAAGGGATATCAACGCACAAGTGATGTCGCTGAGGTACACATGACGTTCACTTTTTAGGAGGATTAAAATGTGCATGACCAAATATTTATATTGACAGAAACCTTTGgtttaaatatacatttttatcTCTTTCAGGCTGATGTTGTCCTCCTTGTTACATGCTCCATAAGGTGAAGTTCCAAGTCTTTTTGGGACAGAGGGAGGCATTTTTCCTTAAGTTTTGTTCACTGAACTTTCAACATACTCAAGCAAGCTTTTCCTGCTTTTTCTGCTTCGCACAGAGAAAAAGCCGAACAAACAATCTGGAACAGACTACGGCAACTCACAGCCATGAAGAAAAGACGCTTAAAGACCCGCGTACCCATGAAAATTGGAGTCTTAGGTGAATGACTTACAGTCTGACTTGTGACTATGATACATTTGATGTCTCTGTCTCAACCGACACTCTAGGATCAACACAGCATACGTGCTGGCTCTGATCCCCTGTATGTTTGTGGTCCCAGGTTGCATGGCCGAGAGGCTGAAGTCTGAGCTGCTGGAGCGGGAGAAGCTGTTGGATGTTCTGGCTGGTCCAGATGCATACCGGGACCTTCCTCGCCTCCTGTCTGTGGCCCATGGTGGTCAGCAGGCTAGCAACGTGCTGCTGTCTCTAGAGGAGACATATGCGGATGTCATGCCAGTTCACCACTCCGCCCAGGGTTACAGCGCTTTTGTGTGAgtgtctctctgactgtctgtcacATCTTGTACAGCTAGGCAAGTGTTTATTCGTCAGGTTGAATGTACTCTGGTGCAGTTTACCATTTACAATCAGATGAGTTACACAGGACcctagaattacatatagaatcgAATACAGGAAATTGGCCTTGATCCTGCATCCTCATGTCCCTCTCTGCTTTGTAGGTCCATCATGCGAGGATGTGATAACATGTGCAGCTACTGCATTGTCCCGTTCACTCGAGGTCGAGAAAGGAGTCGACCAGTGTCCTCTATCCTTGAGGAAGTCCATATCCTGTCAGAGCAGGTAGGTGTTTTAAATGTCTCTCAGGTGTGCAGATACTTCTCTTGTTTGTGTCTTAATAGACTGTATGCAGGCTTAAGCTATTTTTAGCATTACTGTGGTTTTGTTCTGTACCAGGGCGTGAAGGAGGTGACCCTGTTGGGTCAGAATGTGAACAGCTACAGGGACACATCAGAGGAACAGTTCTGTAGTTCAGAGCCAGGCCAGCTGAGCCGGGGCTTTAGAACGGTGTACCGAGCCCGGCCCGGGGGCCTGCGCTTTGCTGACCTGCTGGACAGAGTGTCCCTCATAGACCCGGACATGAGAATCAGGTTCACCTCCCCTCATCCCAAGGACTTCCCTGATGAGGTACAAATGGAGTCCAAAAGGCAAACTGATGTTAATAGTATTGGGATTATATTGTTATTCTAATAGTCTAAGATTGTAAAGAATGcactttgttgttattctgttcactgctacacacagacactaatcaCAAGCAAAAAATGTAAGGTAAACATTTGACCATTGAAggatatacttaagcaataaggcacgggggtgtggtatatggccaatataccacggctaagggctgatcttacgcaatgcggagtgcctgcatacagcccttagccgtggtatattggccgtataccacaaaccccagaggtgccttattgctatcatAAACTGCTTAACAATTTAATTAGAGCagttaaaaatacatgttttgtcatacccgtggtatatggtctgtcAGCCAATGAGCATTcatggctcgaaccacccagtttatgaaGTAGATTGTTCTCAGCGTTGACGTGGACATTTTGACactggtgtttgtgtgtaggtGTTGCAGCTGATAAAAGAGAGGGCGAACATCTGTAAGCAGATCCACCTCCCGGCTCAGAGCGGCAGCAGCACAGTCCTACAGGCCATGCGGAGGGGGTAATACAGCTCCTCTGTTTCAGCTTGTACTCTGCTCTCAAATAGAAATGGAACTAGATCCATGGAAACCGAGTCAAATATGTTTGTCTTAATTGTGTCCATTTTGGAAATTTCAGTTATAGTAGAGAGGCTTACCTGGAGCTTGTGGATAACATCAAGAGAATAATCCCAGGTAGACCACCTCAACTTGTTTATACGTTTCTTTGTGATGAATAGTTGCTGTGAATTCAGGTAACCGCTGCAGACCGGTTTGGCTATGCACATTGGCTGCATGCCAATGGCATCTTGTGTAATGTGCTTTTCAAAGCACCGACTGTCTTATTGCCATTGGGTCAGTGACGGTTcagtcctgtgtgtctgtctcaggggtGAGCCTGAGCAGTGACTTCATCTCTGGGTTCTGTGGGGAGACAGAAGAGGACCACCTGCAGACCCTGTCTCTGATCAGGGAGGTGCACTACAACGTGGGCTTCCTCTTTGCCTACAGTATGCGGAAGGTCCGTTCAACTCAATTAACGTACTggacatgattccacatgttcTGTCAATACCATTGGTGTAGAGCATGGGTACACAACCGTATTTTTTTTTTCTCAGGGGCCCATAGAGTTTGTGTTACGAAATCCAGGCCCCTCTAAATTAGACAATATTTTCAAGAGTAAATTAAATGTCATTTATTGTGTTAATGCCGTATATCCTGTGAACACTGCTGTGTCCTCTTTCCCAGAAAACCCATGCGTTCCATCGTCTTCAGGACGACGTGCCAGCGGAGGTGAAGCAGCGGCGGCTCGAGGAGCTCATCTGCATGTTCAGGGAGGAGGCCACCAAGGTCAACTCTGCCCTCATCGGCAGAACACAGCTCGTCCTAGTGGAGGGAGTGAGTACCATTTTCTTCTGCTCTTGAAATAAAACACTCTCCTCATATCTTGGGCCCAATGCTTGGCCTTTCCACCTGACCTGATGGAGAGAAACTCCTATCCCTACTCATATGGTTACTATTAGCAATAATGTACATGTTTAAAATCAAATGAATTGAGCCGTGAGCCCCTGCTCCCCACACCTCAGACTTACCCTGCATGGGGAAACTAGCAATTTAGACCGGACCTATTCATATTTACCCGTGGCATGCAAACGTAGTATTATAGCAGGTCGAGCCAACGAGGATTCAAAATTCACCGGGCGATTCATGTAAAACCCACTCTAATTCACATATAGGTAATGGTACTTAATTGTCCCACATCGTTCCAATATCAATTGACCTTGTTTTCACGTCCCCCCAGGAGAGTAAGAGATCAGCTCAGGACCTGTGTGGGAGGAACGATGGGAACGTGAAGGTGATTTTCCCTCGGCAGGAAGTGGCTggtcagcccactgacacacacacttcccccatCAACCCGGGAGACTATGTCCTGGTCAAGGTACACTTTCATTCTGCCGTAGCTGTTTCATACGACATTttctatcacactgagtcacagCAAGACTTCTCTCTTTcaattatactgtatgtatgaacacatact
This genomic window from Oncorhynchus nerka isolate Pitt River linkage group LG2, Oner_Uvic_2.0, whole genome shotgun sequence contains:
- the cdk5rap1 gene encoding CDK5 regulatory subunit-associated protein 1 encodes the protein MRNTNRLRSIFLTFEQWLPRWSLQHRLCCSKPVSVHSNESRAEKFKTQIATGPRFHDFVKGASINKQQPVITDDLIDTDKHAYLPEDSESGNSRTVCFETYGCQMNVNDTEIAWSILQKKGYQRTSDVAEADVVLLVTCSIREKAEQTIWNRLRQLTAMKKRRLKTRVPMKIGVLGCMAERLKSELLEREKLLDVLAGPDAYRDLPRLLSVAHGGQQASNVLLSLEETYADVMPVHHSAQGYSAFVSIMRGCDNMCSYCIVPFTRGRERSRPVSSILEEVHILSEQGVKEVTLLGQNVNSYRDTSEEQFCSSEPGQLSRGFRTVYRARPGGLRFADLLDRVSLIDPDMRIRFTSPHPKDFPDEVLQLIKERANICKQIHLPAQSGSSTVLQAMRRGYSREAYLELVDNIKRIIPGVSLSSDFISGFCGETEEDHLQTLSLIREVHYNVGFLFAYSMRKKTHAFHRLQDDVPAEVKQRRLEELICMFREEATKVNSALIGRTQLVLVEGESKRSAQDLCGRNDGNVKVIFPRQEVAGQPTDTHTSPINPGDYVLVKIESANSQSLRGHALSHTSLSDSATRLPDHRHDGQLASVARYGV
- the ghrh gene encoding somatoliberin; protein product: MMMDRAVLLIFCCLVMSVSVAPLYPSIRFGQRDTSILMTSIEHPMQLLEENSTPLTQKAELRSGRHADAIFTNSYRKVLGQISARKFLQSIMGKRLQEEGRSYNVKCQSDIYEGTYKQDLTSVQRKQSYRGQQNNFKMPRLLCSECKRGQSEDKKCLSPTLMT